Below is a window of Nitrospiria bacterium DNA.
CGGCCGACAAGGTGAAATTGTAAACGGGATGATTTTGGGCCAGGAAAGACGTAACTATATTGTCGAGTTAGGGAAAACCGAAGCCCTTTTACCGATTAGTGAACAGGTTCCAAGGGAAAGCTACCGTCGGGGGGATAGGACCCGAGCCCTTCTTCTTGAGGTCAAAAGTTCATCAAAAGGGCCTCAAATCATTCTCTCCAGGAGTGATCCAAGATTTGTCTATAAGTTATTTGAAATGGAGGTCCCTGAGATTTCCGAAGGAATTGTTGAAATTAAGGGTGTGGTTCGGGAGCCTGGGGATCGAACCAAAATTGCGGTTTCTTCCAAGGAACAAGCGGTGGATCCCGTAGGAGCCTGTGTCGGGGTAAAGGGATCCCGGGTTCAAGCTGTTGTCCGGGAGTTGAGAGGGGAAAAAATCGATATCATTGCCTGGACCGATGACCCCCGTACATACGTTGGAGAAGCTATGAGCCCTGCTGCGGTAGAACGAGTGGGGATTAATGAAAGTGAGAAGACAGCGATTGTCGTGGTTTCGGATCAGCAGCTCTCTCTTGCCATTGGGAAAAAGGGACAGAATGTTCGGTTGGCGGCAAAACTGACCGGTTGGAAAGTAGATATTATGAGCGAGAGTGAATACGAGAAAGAACGGATGAAGGAACAGGAACGGGAAATCAGCGCTGCTGTTGCTCAAGAGATCCGCTTGTCAGAGGAAAAAGAAAAACAACAAGGGCGAGAAGTAAAATCGGCAGGTCCTGCTGTTTCAGATCTACCGGGGGTTGGAGAAAAATTAGGAGAAGTGTTGGTTGCCCATGGGTTTGATTCGGTGGAAAAAATTGCATTAGCTGCCCCGGAGGCCCTCATGACTCTTCCTAAGGTTGGAGAAAAAATCGCATTAAAGATTATTTCCTCTGCTCAAAAACTACATCAAAAACCGGAAAAAGAACAAAATGCGACGGGTGAGTCTGTGATAAAGAAGACCCCGTTGGAGGAAGCAGGAGAGGACGGCTCCGTGACGGGGTTGGAAGCCCCTAAAGGAGCCGAAGGAGAAATGGGGGTAGGGGAAGAGCAAACCGATCAAGAGGTTCAAAAACAGGAAAGCCCTATTTCCCCGTCAACAGAAACCAAGGAAGTATGAATTTGGAATTTAAAGCATGCGTGTATTTGAATTAGCAAAGGAATTAGAAACAACCAGTAAGGTTTTATTAGCCAGGCTGGGAAAGTTAGGAATCAAGGCCTCCAACCATATGAGTGCTTTGAGCGAGGCAGAGGCTGCTAAAGCCATATCCAGTTTGAAAAAAGGGGGCTCTCCGCCAAAACAATCGGAACCTAAATTACAAAAGCAGGAGAAAAAAACAAAAAGTCCAAAACCCTCTAAGAAAAAAGAATCCCTAATGGTTGAGGAACCTTCTCCCCGTCAAAAAAAGGGTCGAATTTTGATCAAAAAGCGTACTCAACCTGAAGAAGTCCTTTCTGAAGTCCCTTCAATTGAGAAAAAAGAGGCCCTTCCTGAAGTTTCCAAAGAGGTTGCGGAAAAACCCTCGGTGGATGAACCGGTTATTCCTCAGGTAGAGAAAAAAGAAGAAAGGGTTGTCCTTCAGAAGCCCTCTGGGCTTGAACCTGAAACTGAGGTAAAAGCTGAGCTAAAGGAACCTCTTGGAGAAATAGAAGCTGTTCCGGTTCCCAAAAGTCCTGAACTGGAGGTTTCTCTTTCTGGAGAGCCTTCTAAAATAGATGGGATTGAGGGGAAGGGGGAAAAACCAGAGGTTGAACGAAAGAAGAGTTTGGAATTGGTAAAGGGTGATTTATCTGATGTTACCCGGAAAAAAGAGAAAGAAGCAGACCAACGGGCCCTTAAAAAGGTAAAGAAAGTCAAAAAAGCACGGGAGGAAAGTGCCCGAGAGAGTTACCAGGATATTCGGCGCTGGCAAACCTTTAAACCGATCCACAAAAAAACAGGCCGTGCCAGGGATGCCGATAGGGGCAGTGCTCAGAGTAGTGTGTCAGATATTACCAAACCTCGAAAAAAGGTTGTTAAGCTCAGTAAAGGCATTACCGTCAAAGATTTTGCTGAAATTATTGGACAAAAGGCCACAGAAATCATAGCCAAAATGATGGAAATGGGGATGATGGCAACCATCAATCAACCCATAGATCTGGATGTTGCCGTCTTAATTTCTTCGTCCTATGGACTCAATGCGGAGGTGGTTGAGCAGGAGACCATTGAAGATCTGGTTGCCCGGGTAGAGGATGATCCATCGTCCTTGGTTTCCAGATGGCCAGTGGTCACGATAATGGGCCATGTGGATCATGGAAAGACATCCCTTCTTGACGCTATCCGGCAAACCAAAGTGACTGACTCTGAAGCGGGTGGGATAACCCAGCATATTGGGGCCTATTCCGTCAGTGTTGGTGATAAAAATGTGGTTTTTCTGGATACCCCAGGGCATGAAGCCTTTACCGCCATGCGGGCTCGGGGGGCAAAGGTAACGGATATTGTCATATTGGTTGTGGCTGCGGACGATGGGGTGATGCCGCAAACCATCGAGGCCATTAACCATTCCAAAGCCGCAAACGTTCCCATTATTGTTGCCATTAACAAAATCGATAAGCCAGAGGCCAATCCTGAGAGAATTAGGAATATCCTTTCAGAGCGTGGGTTAATCCCTGAGGCATGGGGGGGGCAAACCATTTTTGCAGAGGTTTCTGCAAAAAAACGTTTGGGCCTTGAGCAGCTTCTTGAAATGGTATTGCTTCAATCTGATGTTCTGGAATTAAAGGCAAACCCCAATCGGGCTGCACGCGGGAATATTGTGGAAGCGAAAATTGACAAAGGGCGGGGTGCAGTTGCAACTGTCCTGGTACAGGAGGGAACCCTGAGAGTAGGGGACCCCTTTGTGACCGGTTCCCATCATGGGAGGGTTAGGGCTTTAATCAACGATAAGGGGAAAAAAGTTCAGGAAGCTCCCCCTTCAACTCCAGTTGAGGTGATCGGGTTGACGGGTGTTCCACTTGCGGGGGATTCCTTTGTGGTTGTAGAAAATGAAAAGGTGGCCAGGGATGTTGCAAATACACGAATGCAGAGGCAGCGCAATGTAGAACTGTCTCAATATCGAAGGGTTACTCTAGACGACCTTTATTCTCAAATCAAGGAAGGGGAAGTTAAGGAACTTAATATAGTAGTAAAAGCTGATGTCCAGGGTTCTGTTGAAGCGGTAGTGGAATCGTTGGAGAAATTAAGCACACAAACCGTGCGGCTTAGAACCATACACGGGGGGGCGGGAGGAATTACCGAAACGGATGTTTTATTGGCATCCGCTTCCAATGCCATTATTATCGGGTTTAATATCAGACCCGAACCCAAAGCAGCTGCGCTGGCGGAAAAAGAAAAAGTCGATATCCGCCTGTACTCTGTTATTTATGATGCCATTAATGATGTGAAAGCTGCCATGGAAGGGTTATTAGAACCTACCTTCAAAGAACGGACCTTGGGGCGGGTGGAAGTTCGGCAAACGTTTACGGTCTCGAAAATTGGCATGATTGCGGGTTCTTATGTTCTTGAGGGAGTCATTGCACGAAACAGTTCTGGTGCCCGTGTGGTCCGTGATAGCAAACCGGTTTATGAAGGTAAAATTTCTTCTTTGAAGCGATTTAAAGATGATGTAAAGGAGGTACAGGCCGGGTACGAATGCGGCATTGGAATCGAAAATTTTAACGATATTAAGGTGGGGGATATTATAGAGGTATTTACGTTGGACAAAGTGGCGGGAAAGCTTTAATTATCTCCCCTGAGTTTTGGAAAAAATTTCATGACGGTTGGCATTTGTACATTGGTTTTGTACCTTCCTGGAATTGGGTCGTTAAAAGGGAAACGACAGATCATTAAAAGTTTAAAAGATCGGGTGCAAAATCGATTTAATGTTTCAATTGCGGAAGTGGGCGATCAGGATTTGTGGCAACGGGCAGTATTAGGAATTGCGTGTGTGGGGAATGATCGGGGGTTTGTCAATCAAGTTTTGGATAAGGTTCTTGATTTTGTTCAACGTGTCCCTACCATTGAGGTACTGGATTTTCGCTTAGAGTTCAATTAAAGCGGCCTCGGTTAACAGGGGTTTTATGTTGTGGTTCTGAGAGAAGAAAAAACGGAAGGGTTTTTTTAAATAAAATGGACGTTTCAATGACAGGGGCGTTTAAAAGGTCAGATCGGGTAGGTGAGGCGATTCAAGCGGAAATCGCTGATATTTTAAACCGAAAAATCCGGGATCCTCGAATTGGGTTTATCACTGTCACAGGGGTTTCGGTTACCATGGATTTAAGGGAAGCCAAAATTTATGTCAGTGTTTTAGAAGATGGGATAGAACGGGAGAATTCCCTGAAAGGTTTGGAGAGTGCTTCGGGTTTTATCCGTGGAGAGTTGGGAAAGCGCCTTAAACTTCGCAGGGTGCCAACCATTTCTTTTCACTTAGATACTTCCGCTGAAAGGGCGGCACATCTTAATGAGATCCTTGAAAAAGTTAAACGAGAAGACCATGGCCTTTAATCAAATTGTGGATGCGATCCAAGAAGGACAATCTTTCTTGATCACAACACATATGAACCCCGAAGGGGATGCCTTGGGGTCTTCTCTGGGATTAGCCTTGGCCCTTCGAGCGATGAAAAAGGAGGCTTTAATTTATAATGTTGATTCGGTTCCCCGGATATTTCATTTCCTTCCTTTCCATGAAATCTATCAACAAAAAAAGAAGGTTGATGGTCATTTTGATACCATGTTTGTTTTAGATTGTGGGGATTCTACCCGAACGGGGTTAATGAATAATGGAAGCCCCCTTCCGCCCGTGGTGATCAATATTGACCATCATGTGACAAACAAGAATTTTGGAAACATTAATTGGATTGACCCCGAAGCCACTGCAACTGCCGAAATGATTTATGATCTCCTGATCTATCTCAATCTTTCCATTTCACCTGAAATCGCTCTTTCACTTTATACGGCCTTGTTCACAGAGACAGGGTCTTTTCGTTTTTCCAACACCACTCCAAAAGCCCTTCGCATTTCCGCGGAACTTCTTGAAAAGGGGGTTGAGCCTTATTGGCTCTCCCAACAGCTTTATGAAAAACGATCTCTTGAAGGGTTAAAATTGTTGGGAGAGGGGTTAACCCGCATGGGAAAAAGTGATGATGGAAAAATTGCCTGGATCATGGTGACTCAGGATCTTCTTAAAAAAACAAAAACGGATTGGGAGGATTCTGAGGATTTTGTGAACTATCCACGCTCCCTTGCGGGAGTAGAAATAGCTGTTTTTTTTCGAGAATTAGGAGACCGTTTGTTTAAGGTTAGTTTTCGTTCAAAAAACCAGATCAATGTGGCGCAACTTGCAGAGCATTTCGGGGGTGGTGGGCATCGTTATGCGGCGGGGTGCCAGATTGAAGGTGATTTAGATCAGGTTAAGAAAAAAGTTCTGGATATAGTTACTCAAAAAATAAAATAGGCGTGATTGAGTGGAAAAAATTATTAACGGTTTTATAAATATTGATAAACCCAGGGGAATAACCTCCCATGATGTGGTCGATTCCATTCGCGAGATTTTGGATGTCCAAAAGGTAGGGCATACGGGGACCTTGGATCCTTTGGCTACGGGGGTTTTACCCATCTGTGTGGGAAAAGCCACCAAACTTCTTGATTACATTGTTGTCCAAAAAAAACGTTATCGGGCGACAATGCGTCTTGGGATAGAGACAGAGACTGGGGATTCAGAAGGGGCGGTGATTCGTGTCTTTCCCAAGGGGGACATTTCCGAGGCCCGTATCCGGGAAGCCATGAAAGGGTTTATTGGTGGTTATTTACAAATTCCTCCGATGTATTCTGCTATTAAGGTTGGGGGGGTTCCATTATATAAAAAGGCAAGGGCGGGGAAGGTATTAGCCCGGAAACCCAGACAGGTGTCTATTGAAGAGATGGCCTTTATCCAAAAAGTGAATGAAGACGTTACCTTTGAGGTTACCTGTTCAAAGGGGACGTATATCCGAAGTCTTTGCGAAGATTTAGGAAAGGCCCTGGGAATAGGGGCGCATTTGGCCGATTTGAGAAGGCTTCAAGTAGGCCCATTTCATATCGATAAAGCCATCGGTTTGGAAAAAATTAAGCGCTTTCACGAAAGAGGACAATTGGGTGAGGTGCTTTATTCGATGGATGAAGTTTTAGCCCTTCCTACCCTTCGGGTCCATTCATCGATATCTCATCGGGTTTTATGTGGAACTTCCATATCGCGTTCTGGGATTCTATCCATGCCGAAGGGGTTGGATGAGGGAACCCGTTTTAAAGTTCATAATCCAAAGGGCGATTTATTAGCAATTGTTTCAGTTTTATCCGAAAAAAAAGAACCGGGTTTGAATTCAGAAGAGGAACCTATATTTAAGGTAGAAAAAGTGCTTGGTTTTCCATTTGATCTCCAGCTCAATCACCTTCGGGTTACCTGAAAAAATTGATCAAATCGGCTGGACATTTATTGAAAATGAAAAAGGAGGGATAAAAACATCGTTCATTTTTTTTGAACAGATGATTTTTTGGGAGGAGTGGCATCATGGTCATGGTAAAAGAGGATAAACAACATTTAATACAAGAGCATGCCCTTCACAAGGGGGATACCGGATCACCCGAGGTTCAAATTGCCCTTTTGAGTGGAAGGATAACCTATCTGACGGAACATTTTAAGGTTCATAAGAAGGACCACCATTCCCGGAGGGGGCTTTTGAAGCTGGTGGCCCAACGAAGGAAGCTTTTGGATTATTTGAAAAAAAATAATATTGAGCGTTATAAGAGTATTATTAAAAAACTGGGTATTCGAAAATAAACAATTTATTTTTTTAAAGACGGTTCAACAATAAAAATAGAATGCTGGACGTTTCTTTTTCACTTTTGAAAAAGGAAGCAAAGAGGATTGTTTTTGTCTGAATCTGTCGAGAGAGAAAGAGAGGAATGATGATACAAAAAGTTGAAATGGAAATGGCGGGAAAACGACTTACCCTAGAGACAGGACGTGTTGCCCGGCAAGCGGATGGGGCGGTTCTTGCCCGTTATGCAGATACGGTGGTCTTGGCTACCGCGGTTGGCGCAAAAGTGGCAAAACCGGATATTGATTTCCTCCCCCTGACAGTAGATTATCAGGAAAAGGCTTATGCTGCAGGGAAAATTCCAGGAGGATTTTTTAAAAGAGAGGGACGTCCCGGGGAGAAAGAGGTGTTAACGTGTCGTTTGATTGACCGACCGTTGCGACCTTTATTTCCGAAGGGGTACTTTAATGAAACCCAGGTTATTGCCTCGGTCCTCTCATCGGATTCAAGTAATTCATCGGACATTTTGGCAATCACAACCGCTTCTTGTGCCTTGTTTTTATCCGATATTCCCTTTGATAATCCCGTGGGTGCGGTTCGGGTGGGGCGTGTAGATGGAAAACTCATTATTAATCCGGACCTCAGTGAATTGGAGAAGAGTGAATTAAACTTAGTTATTGCAGGGACCCGGGATGCGGTCATGATGGTTGAAGCCGGTGCAACCGGTGTTCTCGAAGAGGTTATGCTCGAGGCCATCGCTTTGGGACATCAGGAGATTCAGAAGCTAATCCAGTTGCAGGTCCAGTTGCGGGAATTGGCTGGAAAACCAAAAAGGGAGGTTCCCGTTTTGGAAATGGATTCTGCCATGGTTGAAGAGATTTCCAATGTGTGTCTCAGCAAAATTCAAGAAGCGGTTTTAGTCTCTAATAAATCGGAGCGCCAGGAACGATTGGATTCCCTACGGGCAGAAGTGGTGGAAAAACAGGGTAATGAAGATGCAAAAAAAATCCAGCAAATCAAAATTATTTTTAAAAATTTGGAGAAAGAAGAAGTTCGTCAGATGATTATTGAAAAGGGAATCCGTGCGGATGGCCGAGGACCTTCCGAAATCCGACCGATTACCTGTGAGGTGGGTGTTCTTCCACGGACACATGGCTCAGCCCTTTTTACCCGGGGAGATACTCAAAGCCTTGCCGTGGTAACCTTGGGAACCTCCGATGACGAACAACGAATAGATGCCTTAGAAGGAGAATCAAAGAAAACCTTTATGCTTCATTATAATTTTCCTCCCTTTAGTGTGGGGGAGGCACGCCCAATGAGGGGACCCGGAAGACGGGAAATAGGGCATGGTGTCCTTGCCGAACGGGCCTTGAAATGTGTGGTTCCCTCTAAAGAAGAATTTCCTTACACCCTTCGCATTGTTTCGGATATTTTGGAATCGAACGGTTCTTCTTCAATGGCGACCGTTTGCGGAGGCACCTTGGCTTTAATGGATGCGGGGGTTCCGATCAAAAGCGCCGTGGCGGGAATCGCAATGGGGCTCATCAAAAAGGGGGAGCAGACCGTTATTCTTTCAGACATTTTGGGACTCGAGGACCATCTTGGAGATATGGATTTTAAGGTGACGGGAACAGCCGAAGGGGTAACGGGTTTACAAATGGATATCAAGATCGGGGGAATTAAGCAGGAAGTTTTAAAAACGGCCCTTGAGCAGGCCCGTGAAGGACGTCTTTATATTCTTCAGCGAATGAAAGAAGCCATTGAAACGCCACGCCAAAATTTGTCGGTTCATGCGCCACGAATTATTACCCTTCGGGTTAAACCTGATAAAGTACGGGAGGTTATTGGCCCGGGAGGAAAAGTGATCCGGGGGATCATTGAAAAGACCGGGGTGAAGATTGATATTGATGATAGTGGGTTAATCTCCATTGCTTCCGTTGATGAAAAAGCGGCACAGGAGGCCGTGGATATTGTTAATAAAATTACCGAGGAAGTAGAGGTAGGGAAGATTTATTTTGGTAAAGTCAAAAAGATCATGGATTTTGGTGCATTTGTTGAAATTCTCCCCAATACGGATGGTTTGGTGCACATTTCCCAATTGGCTCAACACCGGGTAAAAGCGGTGACCGACGAAGTGAAAGAAGGGGATGAATTCTTGGTAAAGGTATTGGAAGTGGATCGGCAGGGTAAAATTCGGTTAAGCCGGAAAGAGGTTACTCCTGAGGAAACCGCTCGGATGAGAAAGGATTAGGGAGCATATGTTTCGAAAAGAGGTTTTGGATAACGGTACACCGGTTCTTATGGAAAAGGTTACCTCGGTTCGTTCGGTTTCTATTGGTGTTTGGGTCAATGTAGGCTCGAGGGATGAGCTGGACAAAGAACACGGGATCAGCCATTTCATTGAACATATGTTCTTTAAAGGCACTCGAAAAAGATCAGCCATGGAAATTGCCCAAGAAATGGATTCCCTAGGGGGGGAGTTGAACGCTTTTACCACCCGGGAACTCACCACATTTTATAGCAAGGTATTAGATGACCATCTTCCCAGGGCAGTGGAACTCTTGGCTGATATAATTCATAACGCTTCG
It encodes the following:
- the nusA gene encoding transcription termination factor NusA; translated protein: MNRELLAVIEQIGREKGIESEKIISAVESALVTAAKKKYGASENVQVHLDPKTGEIEVISLKTIVEKVVNPKEEVSLAEAQKVDADAEIGDEIGAMIEMEDFGRIAAQTAKQVIFQRVREAEWEVVYRDYSGRQGEIVNGMILGQERRNYIVELGKTEALLPISEQVPRESYRRGDRTRALLLEVKSSSKGPQIILSRSDPRFVYKLFEMEVPEISEGIVEIKGVVREPGDRTKIAVSSKEQAVDPVGACVGVKGSRVQAVVRELRGEKIDIIAWTDDPRTYVGEAMSPAAVERVGINESEKTAIVVVSDQQLSLAIGKKGQNVRLAAKLTGWKVDIMSESEYEKERMKEQEREISAAVAQEIRLSEEKEKQQGREVKSAGPAVSDLPGVGEKLGEVLVAHGFDSVEKIALAAPEALMTLPKVGEKIALKIISSAQKLHQKPEKEQNATGESVIKKTPLEEAGEDGSVTGLEAPKGAEGEMGVGEEQTDQEVQKQESPISPSTETKEV
- the infB gene encoding translation initiation factor IF-2; translated protein: MRVFELAKELETTSKVLLARLGKLGIKASNHMSALSEAEAAKAISSLKKGGSPPKQSEPKLQKQEKKTKSPKPSKKKESLMVEEPSPRQKKGRILIKKRTQPEEVLSEVPSIEKKEALPEVSKEVAEKPSVDEPVIPQVEKKEERVVLQKPSGLEPETEVKAELKEPLGEIEAVPVPKSPELEVSLSGEPSKIDGIEGKGEKPEVERKKSLELVKGDLSDVTRKKEKEADQRALKKVKKVKKAREESARESYQDIRRWQTFKPIHKKTGRARDADRGSAQSSVSDITKPRKKVVKLSKGITVKDFAEIIGQKATEIIAKMMEMGMMATINQPIDLDVAVLISSSYGLNAEVVEQETIEDLVARVEDDPSSLVSRWPVVTIMGHVDHGKTSLLDAIRQTKVTDSEAGGITQHIGAYSVSVGDKNVVFLDTPGHEAFTAMRARGAKVTDIVILVVAADDGVMPQTIEAINHSKAANVPIIVAINKIDKPEANPERIRNILSERGLIPEAWGGQTIFAEVSAKKRLGLEQLLEMVLLQSDVLELKANPNRAARGNIVEAKIDKGRGAVATVLVQEGTLRVGDPFVTGSHHGRVRALINDKGKKVQEAPPSTPVEVIGLTGVPLAGDSFVVVENEKVARDVANTRMQRQRNVELSQYRRVTLDDLYSQIKEGEVKELNIVVKADVQGSVEAVVESLEKLSTQTVRLRTIHGGAGGITETDVLLASASNAIIIGFNIRPEPKAAALAEKEKVDIRLYSVIYDAINDVKAAMEGLLEPTFKERTLGRVEVRQTFTVSKIGMIAGSYVLEGVIARNSSGARVVRDSKPVYEGKISSLKRFKDDVKEVQAGYECGIGIENFNDIKVGDIIEVFTLDKVAGKL
- a CDS encoding DUF503 domain-containing protein, whose product is MTVGICTLVLYLPGIGSLKGKRQIIKSLKDRVQNRFNVSIAEVGDQDLWQRAVLGIACVGNDRGFVNQVLDKVLDFVQRVPTIEVLDFRLEFN
- the rbfA gene encoding 30S ribosome-binding factor RbfA, with the protein product MDVSMTGAFKRSDRVGEAIQAEIADILNRKIRDPRIGFITVTGVSVTMDLREAKIYVSVLEDGIERENSLKGLESASGFIRGELGKRLKLRRVPTISFHLDTSAERAAHLNEILEKVKREDHGL
- a CDS encoding bifunctional oligoribonuclease/PAP phosphatase NrnA — translated: MAFNQIVDAIQEGQSFLITTHMNPEGDALGSSLGLALALRAMKKEALIYNVDSVPRIFHFLPFHEIYQQKKKVDGHFDTMFVLDCGDSTRTGLMNNGSPLPPVVINIDHHVTNKNFGNINWIDPEATATAEMIYDLLIYLNLSISPEIALSLYTALFTETGSFRFSNTTPKALRISAELLEKGVEPYWLSQQLYEKRSLEGLKLLGEGLTRMGKSDDGKIAWIMVTQDLLKKTKTDWEDSEDFVNYPRSLAGVEIAVFFRELGDRLFKVSFRSKNQINVAQLAEHFGGGGHRYAAGCQIEGDLDQVKKKVLDIVTQKIK
- the truB gene encoding tRNA pseudouridine(55) synthase TruB — protein: MEKIINGFINIDKPRGITSHDVVDSIREILDVQKVGHTGTLDPLATGVLPICVGKATKLLDYIVVQKKRYRATMRLGIETETGDSEGAVIRVFPKGDISEARIREAMKGFIGGYLQIPPMYSAIKVGGVPLYKKARAGKVLARKPRQVSIEEMAFIQKVNEDVTFEVTCSKGTYIRSLCEDLGKALGIGAHLADLRRLQVGPFHIDKAIGLEKIKRFHERGQLGEVLYSMDEVLALPTLRVHSSISHRVLCGTSISRSGILSMPKGLDEGTRFKVHNPKGDLLAIVSVLSEKKEPGLNSEEEPIFKVEKVLGFPFDLQLNHLRVT
- the rpsO gene encoding 30S ribosomal protein S15 produces the protein MVMVKEDKQHLIQEHALHKGDTGSPEVQIALLSGRITYLTEHFKVHKKDHHSRRGLLKLVAQRRKLLDYLKKNNIERYKSIIKKLGIRK
- the pnp gene encoding polyribonucleotide nucleotidyltransferase; this encodes MIQKVEMEMAGKRLTLETGRVARQADGAVLARYADTVVLATAVGAKVAKPDIDFLPLTVDYQEKAYAAGKIPGGFFKREGRPGEKEVLTCRLIDRPLRPLFPKGYFNETQVIASVLSSDSSNSSDILAITTASCALFLSDIPFDNPVGAVRVGRVDGKLIINPDLSELEKSELNLVIAGTRDAVMMVEAGATGVLEEVMLEAIALGHQEIQKLIQLQVQLRELAGKPKREVPVLEMDSAMVEEISNVCLSKIQEAVLVSNKSERQERLDSLRAEVVEKQGNEDAKKIQQIKIIFKNLEKEEVRQMIIEKGIRADGRGPSEIRPITCEVGVLPRTHGSALFTRGDTQSLAVVTLGTSDDEQRIDALEGESKKTFMLHYNFPPFSVGEARPMRGPGRREIGHGVLAERALKCVVPSKEEFPYTLRIVSDILESNGSSSMATVCGGTLALMDAGVPIKSAVAGIAMGLIKKGEQTVILSDILGLEDHLGDMDFKVTGTAEGVTGLQMDIKIGGIKQEVLKTALEQAREGRLYILQRMKEAIETPRQNLSVHAPRIITLRVKPDKVREVIGPGGKVIRGIIEKTGVKIDIDDSGLISIASVDEKAAQEAVDIVNKITEEVEVGKIYFGKVKKIMDFGAFVEILPNTDGLVHISQLAQHRVKAVTDEVKEGDEFLVKVLEVDRQGKIRLSRKEVTPEETARMRKD